One Vicia villosa cultivar HV-30 ecotype Madison, WI linkage group LG5, Vvil1.0, whole genome shotgun sequence genomic window, ttttatttttattttcaaaggtCTTTGAAGCTAAAGTTCAATTCCCCTTTTGTAGATCACCTTCTCCCCCTCCTGAAAGATCACGATCAAAGTCAAAATCTCCTATCAATTACAGGAGAAGGAGAAAGTCTCGTTCTTACTCACCTCCACGTAATTCTAAGGTTAATCGGTCCAGGTCACCATTGAGGTTCCATCATCATTCAAGGTATGAAAGGGACTGGAGGTCCTATAGAGGCAGCAGGGAACATAGTGATAGGTACAGACGACGAGATTCAGATAGATTTCTTGATAATCATTCATCTGGTTCTAGAAGAAACAGAAGTAGGAGTGTGAGCCCTCATTCTAAGAGATCCCCTGCTTCTCCAAAACGCCAAGGAGGAAGTTCATCTCATAGAGGAAGGAAACAGTCTCGCGCCGATTCTGGTTCTCCAAGTAATCGCAGAGGAAGTAGGTCTTCTCCAAAAATTGATGAAAAGGCAGTAAGAAACAGAAGGCGCTCAAGGTCAAGATCTTCAGATGATAAGCTTAATTTAGACAAAAATGAAGAAGTCTTGCATGAAAAGGCCAAACATAGAGAGCGGAGGAGGTCCAGGTCGCTATCTGTGGATGAGAAGCCTCACAGGGGCCGATCTTCCCCAAGAAAAGTGGATGAAAGCAGACTCAGGAACAAGAAGCGGTCCAGGTCAAATTCTGTGGACGATAAGCATCACTTGTCTGACAAATTGGACGAAAACAGTAATAGAAGGTCAATATCTTCAGATGATAAGGTTAACTCCTTTGACAAAAAAGAAGAAGTCTCGCCTGAAAAATCCAAACATAGAGAGCGAAGGCGCTCCAGGTCCGTATCTGTGGGCGAGAGGCCTCAGAGGAGGCGATCATCCCCAAGAAAAGTGGATGAAAGCAGATCCAGGCATAGGAGGCGGTCCAGGTCAAAATCTGTGGACGATAAGCGTCACTTGTCTAGGAAATTTGATGAGAACAGAAATAGAAGATCAAGGCATAGTGATAAAAGGCACTCCAGGTCAAGATCTATTGAAAATAGCGATCGGGCTGATGTCAGAGAGGATGGAAGCAAACATGAAAAGTCAAAACATCATGATACAAAATATAACAGGTCAGAGTCTGATGAAGGGAAGCATCATTCTAAAGGTAAATCTGATGAAAATAGAGATAAGAAATCAAAACATCGTGATAGGAGGCGTTCTAGGTCAATATCATCAGAAGGTAAGCATGATAAAGGAGGCACTTCATCACATAGAGACGGGAGCAATTTTGAACAGAAAAGATTCAGGTCAAAGTCTCCTAACGCCAAGCATCACTACAGTGATGATTATGAAAATAAAGATGAAAGATCAGGGCATCAAGAGAAAACATTGTCTAAATCAAAATCAGAAAATCATCAGCAATATGACGGGAGTGAGCCGTCCCCAAGAAATTTCAAAAAGtatgaaacaaaagaaaaaacaaaatttaattctgCATATCCAGAAGTTAAGCATCATTTGAGTGATGGAGAAAATGGTACCAGtgaaaaaaaatccaaacatCATGAAAATGCCACACAAGAACCAATTTTAAGTGTGAATGGTAATGGGGTATTGATTTCTGAGAATGAGAACACAAAGTTAGATGGGTGGACTGAAAATGCAGAAGCTGATGATAACTCAGGTATGACAAGTCCTGCTGTTGACCATTGACCTTAATCATGTAATGCTAGATATTTTATAATCTCATCTTATTCTTTGATACAGGGTGGACATGTGTGGAAGAAGTGGGAAATGGGAAATTTTAAGCAAGCTTACTTTGGTAATAGCCAAATGATCATAATTATAGAACAATTTTGATTACATATGTGTTGTCATTAAAGCTAAATTGCTTTCTGTGTGCTTTACAGGAGTGGTGGATCTCAATGTTATCAAAGTTTCTACCTGGCTTTTAACAATGCTAATAATATAGCTATAAGTATAGATTTCTGTTATTTCATCTCAATGAGGAGTACTTAAAAAATAGAGGATAATCAAAGTTCATTGCTTTTAAATGCTGATCAGGGAAGCTGTCTTACCGGAGGCTGATATGATTTATCCATCACTAGAGCATACTCTTGTCAGAAAAAGCACCAGAGATCATGGTTTTGTCAAATGTTGAAGATTTATGCACCTGTTAATGATTATGATGGGATAATAGCATATTCTAATTAAGGATGTAACTGATAGAATGTTCCTCTTAGGAGAAATGCTGTTCTCAGAGGATGCTTCCTGTATTTGATTGGGTCCCAAGAAT contains:
- the LOC131603433 gene encoding uncharacterized protein LOC131603433, encoding MADRSLAVVKPVWMKQAEEAKIKSEAEKDAAAKAAFEATFKGLEKGRGEKRAAANSDSDSDEYEDLAHKPIGPVDPSKCTAAGTGIAGGTACAASSFGVVTKDSDERKVSTGGAQIKVKVTPGLGVGGSDQEGIVKDMGDGTYTVTYVVPKRGNYMVNVECNGKPIMGSPFPVFFSAGNSNGGLLGLAPPSSFPNLVNQTMPNMPNYSGSVSGAFPGLLGMIPGIVAGASGGAILPGIGASLGEVCRDYLNGRCAKVDCKLNHPPHNLLMTALAATTSMGTLSQAPMAPSAAAMAAAQAIVAAQALQAHAAQVQAQSAKDSAGSPDKANKEDVLKKTLQVSNLSPLLTVEQLKQLFGFCGTVLECTITDSKHFAYIEYSKPEEAAAAMALNNIDVGGRPLNVEMAKSLPPKPTTNSSLASSSLPLMMQQAVAMQQMQFQQALIMQQTMTAQQAANRAATMKSATDLAAARAAEISKKLNPDGLEIEEKEAKQKSRSPSPPPERSRSKSKSPINYRRRRKSRSYSPPRNSKVNRSRSPLRFHHHSRYERDWRSYRGSREHSDRYRRRDSDRFLDNHSSGSRRNRSRSVSPHSKRSPASPKRQGGSSSHRGRKQSRADSGSPSNRRGSRSSPKIDEKAVRNRRRSRSRSSDDKLNLDKNEEVLHEKAKHRERRRSRSLSVDEKPHRGRSSPRKVDESRLRNKKRSRSNSVDDKHHLSDKLDENSNRRSISSDDKVNSFDKKEEVSPEKSKHRERRRSRSVSVGERPQRRRSSPRKVDESRSRHRRRSRSKSVDDKRHLSRKFDENRNRRSRHSDKRHSRSRSIENSDRADVREDGSKHEKSKHHDTKYNRSESDEGKHHSKGKSDENRDKKSKHRDRRRSRSISSEGKHDKGGTSSHRDGSNFEQKRFRSKSPNAKHHYSDDYENKDERSGHQEKTLSKSKSENHQQYDGSEPSPRNFKKYETKEKTKFNSAYPEVKHHLSDGENGTSEKKSKHHENATQEPILSVNGNGVLISENENTKLDGWTENAEADDNSGWTCVEEVGNGKF